The Cannabis sativa cultivar Pink pepper isolate KNU-18-1 unplaced genomic scaffold, ASM2916894v1 Contig3, whole genome shotgun sequence genome window below encodes:
- the LOC115704600 gene encoding protein NUCLEAR FUSION DEFECTIVE 4: MGLGSQTSSASVTRATKWLGFVTAVWVQSISGNNYTFSNYSDALKTLMNLTQLELNNLSVAKDIGKAFGLLAGFASDKLPTWAILLIGSLEGLVGYGTQWLVVSERIKPISYWQMCIVLCMGGNSSTWMNTAILVTCIRNFRKNRGPVAGILKGYVGLSTAIFTVLCSALFNDDPARFLLMLSVTPLAVCIAAMIFLREIPPSDSASDDEEESSYFWLFNGVAFVVAIYLLSYQFIPNPGKLFSQIFASILLVLLASPLAIPVYSFISAWSSSSSSEQGSDPETRVTEPLLKPEITAEERSQDTVVVEKRKPVIGEEHTIWEALQCLDFWIMFVSFLCGVGTGLAVMNNMGQIGLALGYADVSIFVSLTSIWGFFGRIISGMVSEYFIRKAGTPRPLWNAASQILMAGGYVLMAIAMPGSLYIGSIVVGICYGIRLAITVPTASELFGLKYYGLIYNILILNLPLGSFLFSGLLAGILYDMEATPMAGGGNTCVGGHCYRMVFVVMAVACIVGFGLDILLSIRTKNLYQKIQASKRSKKGAVLK; the protein is encoded by the exons ATGGGTTTGGGTTCCCAAACTTCCTCAGCCTCCGTTACGAGGGCCACTAAATGGCTGGGCTTCGTCACTGCCGTCTGGGTCCAATCCATTTCCGGCAACAACTACACATTCTCCAACTACTCCGACGCACTCAAGACTCTAATGAACTTAACCCAACTCGAGCTTAACAATCTCTCCGTCGCTAAAGACATCGGCAAAGCTTTTGGTCTTTTAGCAGGTTTCGCTTCCGACAAATTACCGACATGGGCCATTCTCCTTATTGGTTCACTTGAAGGTCTCGTCGGTTATGGAACTCAGTGGCTTGTAGTTAGCGAACGGATTAAGCCAATCTCTTACTGGCag ATGTGCATAGTTTTGTGCATGGGAGGGAACAGTTCCACATGGATGAACACTGCCATTTTGGTAACTTGTATACGTAACTTTCGGAAAAACAGAGGCCCAGTAGCAGGGATTCTAAAAGGTTACGTTGGTCTCAGCACAGCAATCTTCACCGTCCTCTGTTCTGCCCTATTCAACGACGACCCGGCCCGTTTCCTCCTCATGCTATCGGTTACACCACTCGCCGTTTGCATCGCCGCCATGATCTTTCTCCGTGAGATTCCACCCTCAGATTCCGCCTCCGATGATGAAGAAGAGTCTAGCTACTTCTGGCTCTTTAACGGCGTCGCTTTCGTCGTCGCTATCTACCTCCTCTCTTACCAATTTATCCCTAATCCCGGCAAGCTCTTCTCTCAGATTTTCGCTTCCATTCTGTTGGTCCTACTCGCTTCGCCCCTTGCCATCCCTGTCTACTCGTTCATCTCCGCCTGGTCCTCCTCCTCTTCGTCGGAGCAGGGTTCGGATCCCGAAACCCGTGTGACGGAGCCGTTGCTGAAGCCGGAGATTACGGCGGAGGAACGTTCTCAGGATACGGTGGTAGTTGAGAAGCGGAAGCCGGTGATCGGTGAAGAGCACACGATTTGGGAGGCGTTGCAGTGCTTGGATTTTTGGATAATGTTTGTGTCGTTTTTGTGTGGAGTTGGGACTGGTTTGGCAGTGATGAACAATATGGGTCAGATTGGATTGGCTCTTGGATACGCCGACGTTTCGATCTTTGTCTCTCTCACTAGCATATGGGGATTTTTCGGTAGAATTATCTCCGGCATGGTCTCCGAATATTTCATTAG GAAAGCTGGCACACCAAGGCCACTTTGGAATGCAGCTTCTCAGATTCTAATGGCTGGTGGGTATGTACTTATGGCAATTGCTATGCCTGGTTCACTTTACATTGGCTCAATTGTTGTGGGAATTTGCTATGGCATACGATTAGCTATTACTGTCCCAACTGCATCTGAACTCTTTGGCCTCAAATATTATGGTCTCATATACAACATTCTGATTCTCAACCTTCCACTTGGATCATTCCTCTTCTCCGGTCTCCTAGCCGGAATTCTCTATGACATGGAGGCTACGCCGATGGCCGGCGGCGGAAACACTTGTGTGGGTGGACATTGTTACAGGATGGTGTTTGTGGTCATGGCAGTCGCCTGCATTGTTGGTTTTGGATTGGACATTTTATTGTCTATTAGAACCAAAAACCTTTACCAAAAAATCCAAGCTAGCAAGAGATCAAAGAAAGGGGCTGTTCTTAAATAA